ATGATATGGAGAAGCCTCGAGTTATACTCCTCGCGGGTCCAGAAGAACCCACCGAGGTTCTGCGCCCATTCGAAGTAGGATCCGATGACCCCGCCGGAGTTGGCCAGGAAGTCGGGAACGATCAGTATCCCCTTGTCATCGAGGACCGCGTCTGCGTCGGGAGTGATGGGCCCGTTAGCGGCTTCAACAATGTACTTGACTTTGACCTTGTCGGCGTTGTTCTTGTTGACCACGCCCTCCAGGGCGGCGGGGATCAGGATGTCCGCCGCGAGCAAAAGAAGTTCGTCGGCGGGAATCTTCTCGAGCCCGGGCTGCTCAAAACCCTCGAGAAGCTTTTTGGGATGTCCCGAGGCGTGCTGCTGGGCTTTCTTGATGTCAATGCCCTTCGAGCAGTAGTAGGCGCCGGTGATATCGCTGATGCCAACCACCGTGGCACCAGCGTTGATGAGCGTCAGGGCGGCGTGGGTGCCGACGTTGCCAAACCCCTGGATGACGAAGGTCGTATCCTTTGGGTCTTTCTTGATGGCCTCGAGGAACTCAAGGGCGCAGGTGGCAACTCCAAGGCCGGTCGCCTCGGTACGGCCCTCGGAGCCCCACAGGCCCACGGGTTTCCCGGTAAAGAGGGCAGGTTCCACTTTGCCTCTAATCTTGCTGATCGTATCCAAGAACCAAATCATCTCTTGGCCGCCGGTGTTAACATCCGGCCCGGGAGCGTCGATCCAGGTTCCGATCAGGGGCTCTATCCTGGCGGCATAGGTCCTTGAAAGGCGTTCCTTTTCGCCCTTTGACATCTGGAGGGGGTCGCACTCGACGCCACCCTTTCCGCCTCCGTAGGGTATGCCGGCAAGGGAGCACTTCCAGGTCATGAGCATTCCCAGGGCTTCACATTCATCGAGGGACACATCGGGGTGGAACCTGGTGCCGCCCTTGGCCGGACCGATGGCCGTGGAATGCTGGATACGATAACCGTTGAAAACCTTGGTGGACCCGTCGTCCATCACGATGGGGACCGAAACGGACAGTTTCCGCTCGGAGTTGCCCAGTATCTCGATCAGGCTGTCCTCAAGCCCCAGTTCCTCTGCCGCACCATAAAAGTTTTTTAAAGCGATGTCAAGAAGCACGTTCTCTGAAGTCCTCTTACCCATTCAAACCGCACCTCCGGATTCATTGATGACCCGGGTGCTCCGGGCCTTCAAAACTGGAAACTTTGTCCACTGCGTTGCGCTGATTATTCCTTCCCTGGAGCCTTCTTTCATGCAATCTAATATATGTGAAACAAATCTCTTGTCAAGAGGCTGGTATTATGTATACTCCATATTATTCCGACCAGGATCTGCCCTTTTTTTTACAATTTTTTACAAAAAAAACAGGGCGAGGGGAAAATCCCTCGCCCTGTTCTGGATATTTTGTTTCTTCAACGAAAACCCTCCGCGGTGGTCCTTGGAAAACTTTGTCTCAAAATGCCGGAGGAGGGTCCGGAACCAGCGCTGGAAGCTTCAGCAGGCTCCCCTTTGAATACCGAGGACCGTCATGACCTCGATATTCGCGGACCAGAGAAAGCCGGTCTGCTCAACCCTTACGAGGTCGTCGGCAAACCTCATTTCCTCGGGAATCCACAGGGTGATGCCCTCTCCGGAAAGCATTATGTAATCATCATCCACGGGAGGTTTGCCACTCTCGACGAGAGCCGCGTTGCGCGCGGCTCACCCCCCTCCCAGGCGCCTTACGATCACGTACCCCTCGTTGCCCATAGTTTCTAACTTGGCCTTGGCCTTGCTGCTGATCTCGAGTTTCAGTTTACCCTCGCTCATACCCAATCCCCCCATGGAGTTTCTTTCTCCAAAACAGTGCGCTCATTATACCCCACGACCGTATAAACGCCAACCCTTTCCGGAGAGGACTCCCATGAAATCGGCTGGGGGGATCGCGAGATACTTCTTCCCCGAGAGGTGGCCCAGGGCGGCGGAGAGATTCCTGAACTCCAGGCTCCTGGAGTGGAGCATCGGCCTTTGGACTCCGAGGAGCCTCCATTCAGCGTTCGCTTTCCGGTCGCCGTACTTGATGTCACCGATCAATGGATGACCTATAGAAGCGAGGTGAACCCTCGCCTGGTGAGGCCGGCCGGTGAGCAGTTCCACCAGCAGCAGCGAAATCGACGAGTCGCCACTTATCTTCCTGAACCTGGTCAGGGCCTTCCTCCCCCTGGAGGCGTCGATGCCTACTATGTTGTCCTCTCCGGACTTAAGAAGGGGTGAATCCACCTCACCATCCTCAGGAGTTTCGCCGATGACCAGCGCAAGATAGGCCTTTTGGACATTTTCCTTCCGCCACGCCTCGTGGAGCATCCTCAGGACCACACCGTTAAGGGCGAGTGCCATGGCTCCCGAGGTATTCCTGTCAAGCCTGTGCACCGGGGTGGGGAAGAAAGAGGTGTCCTTCCAGCCAAGAGTCGTCATGACCCTGGAGATAACGCTTTCTCCACCCTTGAGATCCGGCTGAGAAAGCAGGTTCCAAGGTTTATTCACAATACAGATATCGTTATCGGCATAGATGATATCGATCGTCGAGCTGGAGCCTCGGAGCCTTGAAAGGAAAGGTTTTGGGGTCTCGACCACGGCGTCATCCCAGGGTACCGTTACGGAGTTTCCCTCGACAACCCTGGATGAGCATTCCACCCGACGGCCGTCAACCCTGACCAATCCCTTCCGGAAAGCGCGCATCATGGCGGCCAGGGGCAAATCAGGCCATTTTTTTCTAATTATCTTGTCCAACCTTCTTCCATCGTCATGCCCTGAGACTTTGAAAACCTGTCCCATCGCGGTCACTCCTCTACGTTCCGTGTGTCGGGCCTCCAAAACCTCCGGCCGGCGGGTGGGAGGAAGTCCGAGATGGAGGCCTCCCTGTTGCCGCTCTCCGGGAAGGATCCCCAACAGTACATGAGAAAGTCGAGTTCATCCGCCGATGATACGACCAAGGCCTCGGGGGTGGCGGGAAGCACCGGTGAACCGTACTCCTTGCGACCGTGATGGCTCACCAGGATATGCCCGATAGTGGTCACGAGCGCCTCGTCGAGGCCGTACTCCCTGGCCAGAAGTGAAAACCGGTTGAAACCCAGGGCGATATGGTCGATGACCGTACCGGGGACGGTCATCGAAGGAAAGGGGTCCAGCTTATAGGAATCTATCTTTCCGATATCGTGCAAAAGCCCCCCGGCGGTCACGACGTCCAGGTCCATCTCTACACCGGAAGCGATATAGGATTGGGCAAGCGCACGGGCGCCTCTCGTCACGGCAAGGGTGTGCTCGAGGAGCCCGTGGACATAGGCGTGATGCAGGGTTACGGCCGCCGGGGCTTCCCGAAACCTCCTCCATAGGTCTCCCTTGAAGACGCTTTCCAAGAAATCCCTTATCACGGGGCGGCAGCTTCCGACCAGCACCCTGAACTCGCCCTCCAATTGCTCAACTGGAATCGGCGACGACTGGATGAAACCGCTGAGGGGGAATTTTTCAGGGTCAAGAAGGAATAACTCCGAAAACTGGTATTGCTGCTTCCCCCTGAATTCCGACACGGTGCCAACGGCCCCGATGGACGCGTTGAGAAAAACACCGGGCATCTCCGGTGAGCCCGGTTCCACCGGTGACCTTTCTCCCGACCTGGCATCCCACCATTTTCCATCGGACCATACTTTCGCTTCGATGGTCCCCTCAGAATCCACCAGGACTACTTCCCAGAAGGGTCTTTTATTCTTGTCAAATCTCGGTTTGATCTGTTGAAGCACGCCGAGGACCTTGAAACGATCGCCGGCAGCAAGTACCTTCAGCTGGGATGTGGTCGAGTTCATCATATCGGACAAGAAGATCCCTCCGTTCGAAGTCTTCACTTGCGCCGCCGCCGAGGCGACGACGCCCCTACGGGCAACCTTAGCCTCAGGAAATCAGGCGCCATATTTTGAAAGCCTCCGGGCATGGGCCAGCATCAGCCCCATGAGTTTGTGGGCTGGTATGACCCCAAGGCTTCCCCTCGCGCAGCTCCTCTCACCGAAAGAGGCGGACCCGTCGGGTCTTACATAGTTGCTCGCCAGCAGGATGGGCGACGGATGCCAGGAGTGGGACGCCATGACGCTCGGTGTGCTGTGGTCGCCGGTCACAACGAGAACGTCAGGAGCCAATTCGATGATCTGGGGCAAAAGATTATCGACTTTTTCTATGACCTCACATTTGGCGTCGAAATCTCCGTCCTCGCCGCGGCTGTCGGCGTATTTTACATGAACGTAAAAAAAATCGAAAGCCGTCCAGTTCGTCACTAAAGTCTGAAAAAGGCTTTCCACGGTCTTTCCCGCCGGCAGGATTTCCATTCCCACGATTCTCGCGAGTCCCTTGTACATGGGGTAGGTAGCGACCGCAGCAGGTCGGAATCGGTAAAGATCCGGCATAAGGGGGATATCGAGCGCGCTCGATAGGCCTCTCAGAAGGCAGCCATTGGCTTTTGGCTCGTCGAAAAGTACATCCCTGACCTTTCGGATGAGGTTGTTTACCAGGCGGGCCGTCCTTTCCGCAGAGCGTTCCAACGGTTCACTCCAAACCATGGGCTGACCTTCGATCTGGGGATCAGCGTCGGATACTTTGTCGCAAAGACCCTCTCCCGAAAAGACCACGGCAAAACGGTGCTCGATGCCGGGGTAAAACCTGACCCCGAATCCGTCGATCTCCCTGATTTTCTCTGCCAGTTTCCCGATGATCCTGGCGCTCGAGATCGTATCGATCCGGCCGGCCCTTCGGTCAATGACGAGGTCGCCTTCACCCCAGGTGCACAGGTTTCCCCTGGCGCATATCTCTCCGGCGCTGACTTCGGCCCCCACGCCCAGGGCCTCCAGTATCCCCCTGCCGATCTGGAACCTCAACGGATCGTAACCGAAAAGGCCAAGGTGGCCGGGACCGCTTCCCGGAGTGATCCCCCTGTCAACCATCTCGAGGAGTCCCGTCTCCGAACGGGAAGCCAAGGCATCCAGGTTGGGTGTGGCAGCGGCCTCGAGTTCCGTTTGTCCCCCGACCCCCGGCAGTCCCCCCAGTCCATCCATTACGAGCAGTACCATTTTTGTCCGATTCTCCACCGACAAATCTTTCAAGACCTCGAGCCTGTCCCGCAAATTTATTCCTCCCCCCTGTTGAAACCTCGTCATGTACACGAGGTTCTCCTTGCCTTTTCGCCGACCTTGCCCGAATAATATAATAAGCTATTAGGCTCTTTCTTTTCTCCGCCCTTTTGCCTCACCATACTGGCGGTCCGCTCGAAGGGGGGGGTGAGCACGATGATCAGGAAGTACACGGGCGCGATCGTTGTCCTTTTGTTTCTCGCCGCTTCCGTCATTCCGGGCGAGGCGGCCCTTGATCCAGAGTCCGTGGAGAGGGTCTGGCGTGAACTGACCTCCACGGCGTCCCTCGCGGATGCCGGCCCGGTGAACATCGAGGACAGGGAGGAACCCAACGCATGGGTTTCCTTCACAAGGGATAAATATTCTGTTCATGCGACGACGGGACTCCTAGAGACACTCCGGTCCACCGACGAGTTAGCCGGGGTCCTGGCCCACGAGATAGGCCACATTAAACTGGGCCACTATGACGATACCATGAAAAGAAATCTCCTCTGGATGCTGCTTTCCAAGGCTTTGGGTGATAAAAAACTCGGCGGCTTCGATGTGATCGGCACCGGGGTGGTACTCGCCGAGGCTGGTTTCAGCAGGGAACAGGAAATCGCGGCCGATGATTACGGGGTGGCACTGGCGGCGAAGGCTGGTTACAACCCCTGGGGTCTTTTCGAAGCCCTTCAAGGTATGGCGAAGGCTGGATTCAAGACAACGCCGAGCGGTTTCAATTCTCATCCCCCAACCGAACGACGCCTGGCCCATATCAGGGAAACCACTGAAAGGATAAGCAGGGGGAAACTGATGATCCGGGAATAATGATATACAATAGCGACAGAATTTGTATAGCAGGATAATTTTCCTTGCCTGGACGGAGGCGCGAATAAAATGCAGAATCTTCTCAACGGCCTTTTCAGCACCGCAGCGAAGAATATTGAGCCTTCCCCCCTCCTGGAGCTGCTGGACCTCGGCAAAAAACCGGGGATGATTTCTTTCGCGGTGGGTATGCCGGACCCCGATATATTCCCCATTGAGCAACTACAAAAAGCCGCTTCCGTCATCTCGAGGGAGGGCAGGGATATACTGCAGTACGGTGCTGCCGGGGGGTACCCCCCGCTCAAGGATTTTCTGGCTGAATGGACTGCCCCACGAATGGGACGGAAACCGCTGACCGATGAATTGCTGATTACCGCGGGTTCTGCCCAGGTGATCGACCTCCTATGCTGGGCCTTGCTGGACAGGGGGGACTGGGTGATCTGCGAGGAACCCACCTTCCAGGGCGCGACGGGCACCATGTTCAACCATGGAGCCCGGTTCCTGACCGTGCCCTGCGACAGCGATGGAATGAAGGTGGAACTGCTCCCGGAGTTGATCGAAAAGACTCGGGCCGCCGGGGGCCGCGTCAAATTCATCTACACCATCGTCAACTTCCATAACCCCCTGGGCTGCGATCTCTCGCTTCAGAGAAGGATCAGGCTCCTCGAGATAGCCAGGACCTACGGCATCATGATCCTCGAGGACGACCCCTACGGCTGGGTCCGCTTCGAGGGCGAGGATATCCCCTCCCTTTCCTCAATGGACGACGACGGCCTCGTGATATTCTCTTCGACCTTCTCCAAGATCCTGGCCCCCGGCACCCGCGTAGCCTGGTGCGCAGGAAGGAGCGAGATCATCGGGAAAATGACCGTGTTAAAGGAGAATACCGATACCTGCACAAGCGTCGTGGCCCAGGCCCTGGTATGGGAGTACTGCCGGTTGGGCTACCTCGACGCGTTCCTCCCCAACATAATCGATCATTACAGGAAAAAGAGGGACGGCATGGAGACCGCCCTCAGGAAGTATATGCCCCTCGACAGGGTGTCCTGGCAAAAACCCAAGGGAGGCTTCTTTTACTGGCTGAATGTTCCGGGGATACCCGTCGAGCAACTCCTGGAAATGGCCCTGGAGAAGAAAGTCGCCTTCGTCCCGGGAAATGCCTTTTACCCCACCGGGACCGGCGGCCTCAACAATATCAGGATGTGCTTTACCTTCGCCTCCACCGAAATGACCGACCTGGGTGTGCGATACCTCGGTGAAGCCATCCGCGAGTTCGAGCGAGAACCGACCCAAGAGAAGAGCGGAGACATCTGATCGTTATTGGAGGAGATCGAATTGGACAAGGTCTGGGAATCAAATTTCAGCAACAAGGCACTCAACGTTCGTCCCTCACCGATACGGGAGATGTTGAGTATAGTCCGTCAGCCGGGCATGATATCCTTCGCAGGCGGAATGCCCGCGCCCGATGTCTTCCCGGTGAAGGAGTTCCACGAGGGAACCGAGGTTTTCCTGCGGGACGGCCCAAGCCTCCTCCAGTACGGTACTACCGAGGGTTTCACCCCGCTGAAGGAATTCCTCTCGGAGTGGACGGCCCCAAGGATGGGCAGGAGGGTCTCCACGGACGAAATGCTCCTGACTTCGGGTTCACAGCAGGTGCTTGACCTGATGGGTTGGGCCATGATCGACCCCGGGGATTATATCATCACCGAGGATCCTTCCTACCTGGCGGCCCTCACGGCATTTCACAACCACGGCTCCCGGTTCATCGGCATCCCCACCGACGCCGAGGGTATGGTCGTAGAAATGCTTCCCGAGAAGATTGAGAAGGCCCGTTCCAAGGGCAAGAAGATCAAGTTCATCTATACGATCGTCAACTTTCAAAACCCCGCGGGATGTACCCTGTCCCTTGAGAGAAGAAAAAAACTGGTGGAGATCTCAAACAAGTACGGGATCCCCATCTTCGAGGACGACCCCTACGGTTATGTTCGTTTTGACGGCGACCACCTTCCTTCCCTATTCTCCCTTGACCCGGAAGGTGGCGTGATCTACGCCGGCTCCTTCTCGAAGATCCTGGCCCCCGGGACGAGGATCGGATGGTGCTCCGGGAGCAGCGATATTATCCGGAAACTGACCGTCTTCAAACAGGCCACGGACCTCTGCTCGAGCCCCATTTCCCAAGCGTTGATCTACGAGTATTGTAAGAAGGGCTACCTGGACGGACATCTCCCAAAGATAATCGCCGACTACAGGATCAAGAGGGATGCCATGGAGGACAGTTTCGAGAAGTACCTGCCTCTCGATGAGGTCTCCTGGGTCAAGCCGGAGGGCGGTTTCTTCTACTGGATCGACATGCCGAACATCGACGCCGAGGTACTTTTCAAAAAGGCTATCGAGAAGAAAGTTGCCTTCGTGATAGGCGCGCCCTTCTTCGCCAACGGCGGTGGGGAGCATAACGCGAGGATAAATTACACCTACTCAACGCCTGATGACATAGAAAAAGGGGTCAAACGCCTCGGGGAAGCCATGAGGGAAATGCTCTGAGGATAACGTAAGGATGAGCAGGGGACCCCGTCCTTTCCGGAAGGACATCATCGCCGCCATATCCACCGCCTGGGGCGAATCCGGCATTGCCATAGTGCGCCTTTCGGGTAGCGGATCCAGGGACCTCGTTGATTCAATTTTCAGGGGCGGGGAGGGGCTGAGTCCCTCTTCGCCTCGTTTTATGAAACATGGTTTCATTTATGATATCGAAGGAAACCCCGTCGACGAGGTGCTGGCCGTCTGGTTCAGGGAACCTTACAGCTACACTGGTGAGGAAGCGGCGGAAATTCATTGTCATGGCGGAACGATGGCCGCGAGAGAGTGCCTGGAACTCTGTCTTGGCAGGGGCGCCCGGATGGCCCGTCCGGGGGAGTTCACCAGGCTGGCCTTTTTGAACGGAAGAATTGATCTCGCCGAGGCAGAATCGGTACTTGGAGTGATAAGGTCCCGCTCCGACGGAGCCCTGAAAGCTGCGGCCAAATGCCTCCAGGGCCTTCTTTCCGAGCGGCTCAGGAGTATCCTGGAGGAACTGGCCGATCTATCCGCCGTGGCCGAAGCCGGCATGGACTACCCTGATGAAGACATCCCCCAAGTTAGGACCCGGGACTACCTGCATCGACTTTCAGGAGTGGCACAGCGAATGAGAGATCTCCTGTCGGCGGCCCGGGCGGGCCGTTTTTTAAGGGAAGGGATCGGGGTCGCGATCTCCGGCCGGCCCAATGTGGGCAAATCATCCCTCATGAACGCCTTTCTCAAAGAGTCGCGATCGATCGTCACTTCCATGCCTGGTACGACCAGGGACCTGATCGAAGAGGTGATCTCCCACAAGGGTGTACCCCTCAGACTTACGGATACCGCGGGAATAAGGGC
This DNA window, taken from Thermovirga sp., encodes the following:
- a CDS encoding Glu/Leu/Phe/Val dehydrogenase; amino-acid sequence: MGKRTSENVLLDIALKNFYGAAEELGLEDSLIEILGNSERKLSVSVPIVMDDGSTKVFNGYRIQHSTAIGPAKGGTRFHPDVSLDECEALGMLMTWKCSLAGIPYGGGKGGVECDPLQMSKGEKERLSRTYAARIEPLIGTWIDAPGPDVNTGGQEMIWFLDTISKIRGKVEPALFTGKPVGLWGSEGRTEATGLGVATCALEFLEAIKKDPKDTTFVIQGFGNVGTHAALTLINAGATVVGISDITGAYYCSKGIDIKKAQQHASGHPKKLLEGFEQPGLEKIPADELLLLAADILIPAALEGVVNKNNADKVKVKYIVEAANGPITPDADAVLDDKGILIVPDFLANSGGVIGSYFEWAQNLGGFFWTREEYNSRLLHIMKGNFKRVWDFSQEHNVKMRRAAFMAAISRVAEAARLRGVFL
- a CDS encoding RluA family pseudouridine synthase: MGQVFKVSGHDDGRRLDKIIRKKWPDLPLAAMMRAFRKGLVRVDGRRVECSSRVVEGNSVTVPWDDAVVETPKPFLSRLRGSSSTIDIIYADNDICIVNKPWNLLSQPDLKGGESVISRVMTTLGWKDTSFFPTPVHRLDRNTSGAMALALNGVVLRMLHEAWRKENVQKAYLALVIGETPEDGEVDSPLLKSGEDNIVGIDASRGRKALTRFRKISGDSSISLLLVELLTGRPHQARVHLASIGHPLIGDIKYGDRKANAEWRLLGVQRPMLHSRSLEFRNLSAALGHLSGKKYLAIPPADFMGVLSGKGWRLYGRGV
- a CDS encoding HD domain-containing protein — protein: MMNSTTSQLKVLAAGDRFKVLGVLQQIKPRFDKNKRPFWEVVLVDSEGTIEAKVWSDGKWWDARSGERSPVEPGSPEMPGVFLNASIGAVGTVSEFRGKQQYQFSELFLLDPEKFPLSGFIQSSPIPVEQLEGEFRVLVGSCRPVIRDFLESVFKGDLWRRFREAPAAVTLHHAYVHGLLEHTLAVTRGARALAQSYIASGVEMDLDVVTAGGLLHDIGKIDSYKLDPFPSMTVPGTVIDHIALGFNRFSLLAREYGLDEALVTTIGHILVSHHGRKEYGSPVLPATPEALVVSSADELDFLMYCWGSFPESGNREASISDFLPPAGRRFWRPDTRNVEE
- a CDS encoding 2,3-bisphosphoglycerate-independent phosphoglycerate mutase encodes the protein MTRFQQGGGINLRDRLEVLKDLSVENRTKMVLLVMDGLGGLPGVGGQTELEAAATPNLDALASRSETGLLEMVDRGITPGSGPGHLGLFGYDPLRFQIGRGILEALGVGAEVSAGEICARGNLCTWGEGDLVIDRRAGRIDTISSARIIGKLAEKIREIDGFGVRFYPGIEHRFAVVFSGEGLCDKVSDADPQIEGQPMVWSEPLERSAERTARLVNNLIRKVRDVLFDEPKANGCLLRGLSSALDIPLMPDLYRFRPAAVATYPMYKGLARIVGMEILPAGKTVESLFQTLVTNWTAFDFFYVHVKYADSRGEDGDFDAKCEVIEKVDNLLPQIIELAPDVLVVTGDHSTPSVMASHSWHPSPILLASNYVRPDGSASFGERSCARGSLGVIPAHKLMGLMLAHARRLSKYGA
- a CDS encoding M48 family metalloprotease; its protein translation is MIRKYTGAIVVLLFLAASVIPGEAALDPESVERVWRELTSTASLADAGPVNIEDREEPNAWVSFTRDKYSVHATTGLLETLRSTDELAGVLAHEIGHIKLGHYDDTMKRNLLWMLLSKALGDKKLGGFDVIGTGVVLAEAGFSREQEIAADDYGVALAAKAGYNPWGLFEALQGMAKAGFKTTPSGFNSHPPTERRLAHIRETTERISRGKLMIRE
- a CDS encoding PLP-dependent aminotransferase family protein; amino-acid sequence: MQNLLNGLFSTAAKNIEPSPLLELLDLGKKPGMISFAVGMPDPDIFPIEQLQKAASVISREGRDILQYGAAGGYPPLKDFLAEWTAPRMGRKPLTDELLITAGSAQVIDLLCWALLDRGDWVICEEPTFQGATGTMFNHGARFLTVPCDSDGMKVELLPELIEKTRAAGGRVKFIYTIVNFHNPLGCDLSLQRRIRLLEIARTYGIMILEDDPYGWVRFEGEDIPSLSSMDDDGLVIFSSTFSKILAPGTRVAWCAGRSEIIGKMTVLKENTDTCTSVVAQALVWEYCRLGYLDAFLPNIIDHYRKKRDGMETALRKYMPLDRVSWQKPKGGFFYWLNVPGIPVEQLLEMALEKKVAFVPGNAFYPTGTGGLNNIRMCFTFASTEMTDLGVRYLGEAIREFEREPTQEKSGDI
- a CDS encoding PLP-dependent aminotransferase family protein, translated to MLSIVRQPGMISFAGGMPAPDVFPVKEFHEGTEVFLRDGPSLLQYGTTEGFTPLKEFLSEWTAPRMGRRVSTDEMLLTSGSQQVLDLMGWAMIDPGDYIITEDPSYLAALTAFHNHGSRFIGIPTDAEGMVVEMLPEKIEKARSKGKKIKFIYTIVNFQNPAGCTLSLERRKKLVEISNKYGIPIFEDDPYGYVRFDGDHLPSLFSLDPEGGVIYAGSFSKILAPGTRIGWCSGSSDIIRKLTVFKQATDLCSSPISQALIYEYCKKGYLDGHLPKIIADYRIKRDAMEDSFEKYLPLDEVSWVKPEGGFFYWIDMPNIDAEVLFKKAIEKKVAFVIGAPFFANGGGEHNARINYTYSTPDDIEKGVKRLGEAMREML
- the mnmE gene encoding tRNA uridine-5-carboxymethylaminomethyl(34) synthesis GTPase MnmE; translation: MSRGPRPFRKDIIAAISTAWGESGIAIVRLSGSGSRDLVDSIFRGGEGLSPSSPRFMKHGFIYDIEGNPVDEVLAVWFREPYSYTGEEAAEIHCHGGTMAARECLELCLGRGARMARPGEFTRLAFLNGRIDLAEAESVLGVIRSRSDGALKAAAKCLQGLLSERLRSILEELADLSAVAEAGMDYPDEDIPQVRTRDYLHRLSGVAQRMRDLLSAARAGRFLREGIGVAISGRPNVGKSSLMNAFLKESRSIVTSMPGTTRDLIEEVISHKGVPLRLTDTAGIRAPRDPAEEEGVRRSLDAMRKADIRIWVIDGSEPVTADDRRIAASLQGSHCVIAVNKSDLPLAVDMEEVKELLPGHEVRVISATMGHGLDELKDLIVLSVSGSTTLDEDINTTERQVEELRDALQLVEEAAEAFTSDIGLDAILDLLAGSRECLSRILGLTAEEDLLDRIFSNFCIGK